One part of the Solanum dulcamara chromosome 8, daSolDulc1.2, whole genome shotgun sequence genome encodes these proteins:
- the LOC129899896 gene encoding mitochondrial import inner membrane translocase subunit TIM8-like, whose translation MDPSVLQSPELQNLLTQEKERAMINEMVGKLTSACWDKCITGTPGSKFSSSESSCLTNCAQRYMEMSLIIVKRFQNMQ comes from the exons ATGGATCCTTCAGTTCTTCAGTCCCCAGAATTACAGAATCTTCTCACC CAAGAGAAAGAAAGGGCCATGATCAATGAAATGGTTGGAAAGCTTACAAGTGCTTGCTGGGATAAATGTATCACTGGAACACCTGGAAGCAAGTTCAGCTCCAGCGAATCTAGTTGTCTAACCAACTGTGCACAACGCTATATGGAAATGAGCCTCATCATTGTCAAACGATTTCAGAACATGCAGTGA
- the LOC129900661 gene encoding probable protein S-acyltransferase 7, producing the protein MNGVAPPRSTGSEGGAVENTAFPRTYQTWKGSNKFCLQGRFIFGPDVRSLFMTIFLIVVPVAVFCIFVARKLVDDFAGHWGWSIMVVAVVFTLYVLVLLLLTSARDPGIIPRNPHPPELENFEGSIQTGPGQTPQLRLPRIKDVNVNGITVKVKYCDTCMLYRPPRCSHCSICNNCVERFDHHCPWVGQCIGLRNYRFFFMFVSSTTLLCLYVHGFCWVYIRRIMDGEQTTVWKAMAKTPASIVLIIYTFISVWFVGGLSVFHLYLIGTNQSTYENFRYRYDRRINPFDKGVIHNFLEIFCTSIAPSRNRFRDRVQREPGIPARDVAGGFVSPNLEKTMSDLEMGRKPSWHETATGTDDFEGQPRNDNHLDKDEELLAASPELSNTTLAEGRSILHPRRSSWGRRSGTLNIPPDVIAMASEIGESNRTTVSDSAYRIDNQQL; encoded by the exons ATGAATGGAGTCGCTCCGCCGAGGAGTACGGGTTCCGAAGGTGGCGCTGTTGAAAATACGGCGTTTCCCCGGACGTATCAGACCTGGAAAGGAAGCAAT AAATTTTGTCTTCAAGGAAGGTTCATATTTGGGCCTGATGTGAGATCGCTCTTTATGACTATCTTCCTTATAGTTGTCCCAGTTGCTGTGTTTTGCATATTTGTTGCGAGGAAACTTGTAGATGACTTTGCTGGTCATTGGGGGTGGTCTATCATGGTCGTAGCTGTTGTTTTTACACTATAT gtCTTAGTCCTGCTTCTACTGACATCTGCAAGAGATCCTGGTATTATTCCTCGCAATCCTCATCCTCCAGAGCTAGAGAACTTTGAAGGAAGTATTCAAACTGGTCCTGGTCAAACTCCACAATTACGTTTACCCCGCATCAAGGACGTGAACGTCAATGGAATAACTGTAAAAGTCAAATATTGTGATACCTGCATGCTGTATAGGCCTCCACGCTGTTCTCACTGTTCAATTTGCAATAACTGCGTGGAACGATTTGACCATCACTGTCCCTGGGTTGGGCAATGTATTGGATTG AGGAATTACCGCTTCTTCTTCATGTTTGTATCCTCAACAACCCTTCTTTGCTTATATGTCCATGGCTTCTGCTGGGTCTATATTAGAAGGATCATGGATGGTGAGCAGACCACCGTCTGGAAAGCAATGGCCAAGACTCCTGCCTCCATTGTGTTAATCATTTATACATTCATATCAGTCTGGTTTGTTGGTGGCCTGTCTGTCTTCCATCTTTATCTTATTGGCACAAACCAG TCGACGTATGAGAACTTTAGATATCGATATGATCGGCGGATCAATCCTTTTGACAAAGGTGTAATCCATAACTTCTTAGAGATATTCTGCACCAGTATTGCTCCTTCCAGGAACAGATTCAGGGACAGAGTGCAGAGAGAACCTGGGATACCAGCTCGTGATGTGGCTGGTGGTTTCGTTAGTCCGAACTTGGAGAAAACAATGAGCGACTTAGAAATGGGAAGGAAGCCAAGTTGGCATGAGACTGCAACAGGAACCGATGATTTTGAAGGACAACCTAGAAATGATAATCATTTAGATAAGGATGAAGAGCTCTTGGCTGCATCCCCAGAGCTAAGCAACACCACATTGGCTGAAGGGCGTAGTATCCTACATCCTAGGCGCTCTAGTTGGGGAAGAAGAAGTGGAACTTTGAATATACCGCCTGATGTAATTGCCATGGCATCTGAAATTGGAGAGTCTAATCGGACTACTGTCAGTGATAGTGCTTACCGGATTGACAACCAGCAGTTGTAG
- the LOC129899597 gene encoding pyruvate dehydrogenase E1 component subunit beta-1, mitochondrial-like — MSRIIGRTMASRRISDLNKFLVGSRVFASRTYSSAVKEMTVRDALNSALDEEMSADPKVFVMGEEVGEYQGAYKITKGLLDKYGPQRVLDTPITEAGFTGIGVGAAYYGLKPIIEFMTFNFSMQAIDHIINSAAKSNYMSAGQISVPIVFRGPNGAAAGVGAQHSQCYAAWYGACPGLKVLAPYSSEDARGLLKAAIRDPDPVVFLENELLYGESFPVSAEALDSSFSLPIGKAKIEREGKDVTITAFSKMVGYALKAAEILAKEGINAEVINLRSIRPLDRPAINASVRKTNRLVTVEEGFPQHGVGAEICASVVEESFEYLDAPVERITGADVPMPYAANLERLAVPQIEDIVRAVKRVCYRSTN; from the exons ATGTCTCGAATTATAGGTCGAACAATGGCTAGCAGAAGGATTTCTGATTTG AACAAGTTCTTGGTGGGAAGCAGAGTGTTTGCATCTAGAACTTACTCTTCCGCAGTTAAAGAG ATGACAGTGCGTGACGCATTAAATTCAGCTCTAGATGAAGAAATGTCTGCGGATCCTAAGGTCTTCGTTATGGGGGAAGAG GTTGGTGAGTACCAGGGAGCCTATAAG ATTACAAAGGGGCTTCTAGATAAATATGGTCCCCAAAGAGTTCTCGATACACCAATTACTGAG GCTGGATTTACTGGAATTGGAGTTGGTGCAGCTTACTATGGTCTAAAGCCCATAATCGAATTCATGACATTCAACTTTTCCATGCAG GCAATTGACCATATTATCAATTCTGCTGCAAAATCAAACTACATGTCTGCTGGTCAGATATCTGTGCCCATTGTTTTCAGGGGTCCTAATGGTGCTGCAGCTGGTGTTGGTGCCCAACACTCTCAG TGCTATGCGGCATGGTATGGTGCATGTCCAGGATTAAAGGTACTAGCTCCATACTCTTCCGAAGATGCTCGCGGCTTGCTCAAAGCTGCTATCAGGGATCCCGATCCTGTTGTGTTTCTGGAAAATGAATTGCT atatgGTGAGTCTTTCCCTGTTTCAGCTGAAGCTCTTGATTCTAGTTTCTCTCTCCCCATCGGAAAAGCTAAG ATAGAACGCGAAGGGAAGGATGTGACAATCACTGCCTTCTCAAAGATGGTTGGCTATGCTCTCAAG GCTGCTGAAATTCTTGCCAAGGAAGGAATTAATGCTGAG GTTATAAATCTGCGCTCGATCCGACCACTTGATAGACCTGCCATTAATGCATCTGTGAGGAAAACCAACAGACTTGTAACTGTTGAAGAAGGATTCCCGCAACATGGTGTTGGCGCTGAGATCTG TGCATCTGTGGTTGAGGAGAGCTTCGAGTATCTTGATGCACCAGTTGAGAGGATAACAGGTGCTGATGTTCCTATGCCATATGCAGCAAATCTTGAAAGACTGGCTGTTCCACAG ATTGAAGACATCGTTCGTGCAGTCAAGAGGGTTTGTTACCGATCAACTAACTAA
- the LOC129901029 gene encoding uncharacterized protein LOC129901029 → MPFYRILRMGCGVSKIDANGVATPNRSILPNFPTRKKQSTKFIPPKKEPMLLMPENDDRPSISVPKCDVNNLNCVNPEASKEENDEKRVAKIKTMVEEAEKHDERGRLHEDEGEGSEEEDGNDDDQRAINKVRVGEEDDNDFPSSPSFRVYFTDKDVETNNKDDGYNKVGLKDVTPVATTISPTKNSESESEPSMEKEEKKEIRKRSTFRNVLPKNLLNVRSSSNSSTRSTHQYHHKVAS, encoded by the exons ATGCCCTTTTACAGAATTCTTAGAATGGGTTGTGGCGTTTCCAAAATAGATGCCAATGGCGTCGCCACACCTAACAGATCAATTCTCCCTAATTTCCCCACTAGAAAGAAGCAATCAACCAAATTCATCCCTCCAAAGAAAGAACCAATGTTGTTGATGCCTGAAAATGATGATAGACCTTCAATTTCTGTTCCAAAATGTGATGTTAATAATTTGAATTGTGTCAACCCCGAGGCATCTAAAGAAGAAAATGACGAAAAAAGGGTGGCGAAAATAAAGACAATGGTTGAGGAGGCGGAGAAACATGATGAAAGGGGTAGACTACATGAAGATGAAGGAGAGGGGTCGGAGGAGGAGGATGGTAATGACGATGATCAAAGGGCGATTAATAAGGTTCGTGTTGGTGAGGAGGATGATAATGATTTCCCTAGTTCACCCAGTTTTAGGGTTTATTTCACCGATAAGGATGTTGAAACAAACAACAAGGATGACG GTTATAACAAGGTTGGCTTGAAGGACGTTACCCCAGTTGCAACTACCATATCACCAACAAAG AATTCGGAGTCGGAGTCGGAACCGTCGATggaaaaggaagagaagaaggaaATAAGAAAGAGGAGTACTTTTAGAAATGTGCTACCAAAGAACTTGTTGAATGTTCGATCATCATCTAACTCTTCAACTCGATCAACTcatcaatatcatcataaagtagCTTCTTGA